A region of Spirochaetaceae bacterium DNA encodes the following proteins:
- the rpmI gene encoding 50S ribosomal protein L35, whose product MAKAKKAKAKVKTRKSAASRYFITGSGEKVRFRGAGMRHILTKKSSKRKRQLRKMGVLDDSNFVKKVKQLIPYS is encoded by the coding sequence ATGGCTAAAGCAAAAAAAGCGAAAGCAAAGGTAAAAACTCGTAAGAGTGCCGCAAGTCGTTACTTCATTACCGGTAGTGGTGAAAAAGTACGGTTTCGTGGCGCAGGAATGCGGCATATTTTAACGAAAAAATCTTCTAAACGCAAACGGCAGCTGCGTAAGATGGGTGTTTTAGATGACAGTAACTTTGTAAAAAAAGTTAAACAACTTATCCCTTACAGCTAG
- the zapA gene encoding cell division protein ZapA: MSESLYRIDLLGTVITIRTEEELSYIKQLEESLAEVIKQVKEELNLDNPLSLAIMAGIYLTNENFRLKRQAPTSTLTALENKVNFEDGAERAFSQIDKLLDQTLMR; the protein is encoded by the coding sequence ATGAGCGAAAGCCTTTATCGTATCGATTTACTGGGTACAGTTATCACTATCCGCACCGAAGAAGAATTAAGTTATATTAAACAACTTGAAGAATCTTTGGCCGAAGTTATTAAGCAAGTAAAAGAAGAACTTAACTTAGATAACCCGCTTTCGTTGGCCATTATGGCTGGGATTTATTTAACTAACGAAAATTTTCGCCTTAAACGGCAGGCTCCAACCAGTACTTTAACGGCTTTAGAGAACAAAGTAAATTTTGAAGACGGAGCCGAGCGCGCCTTTAGCCAGATAGATAAACTTTTAGACCAAACATTAATGCGTTAG
- the rplT gene encoding 50S ribosomal protein L20 yields MPRAVDGTRRKDRRKKILERAKGYYGTRSKLHRVAKTQLMKSGKYAFRDRRAKKRDFRRLWIARISAACRTEGLSYSRFIYGLNKSGITLNRKALSNLAIEDSAAFKAVLDTVKKALA; encoded by the coding sequence ATGCCAAGAGCAGTAGATGGAACACGCCGTAAAGATAGGCGCAAAAAAATATTAGAGCGGGCCAAAGGATACTACGGCACACGCAGCAAATTGCACCGTGTAGCTAAAACCCAATTAATGAAAAGCGGTAAATATGCTTTCCGCGACCGCCGAGCTAAAAAAAGAGATTTTAGGCGGCTGTGGATAGCCCGTATTTCGGCGGCTTGCCGGACCGAAGGTTTAAGTTATTCGCGCTTTATTTATGGTCTTAACAAAAGTGGCATTACTTTAAATAGAAAAGCCCTTTCTAATTTGGCTATCGAGGATAGCGCCGCTTTTAAAGCCGTGTTAGACACCGTAAAAAAAGCTTTAGCTTAA
- the infC gene encoding translation initiation factor IF-3, with the protein MALKDLRINEQIRVSEVRLIDENNEPAGVMATRKALERATELGLDLVEIAPQAEPPVCRLIDYGKFKFEQSKKDKEARKNQKQQILKEVRMKPNLGVHDLDFKTKHIKEFLADGNKVKVSVRFRGREMAHPEIGFAVMKEVLVRIGEENFVLERPAIQEGRDVTMSLAPKAKK; encoded by the coding sequence TTGGCACTAAAAGATTTACGCATTAACGAGCAAATACGGGTAAGCGAAGTGCGTTTAATTGACGAAAATAACGAGCCGGCCGGAGTAATGGCTACCCGCAAGGCTTTAGAACGAGCTACCGAGTTAGGGCTCGATTTAGTAGAGATAGCGCCGCAGGCCGAACCGCCTGTTTGCCGGCTTATCGACTATGGTAAATTTAAATTTGAACAAAGCAAAAAAGATAAAGAAGCCCGGAAAAACCAAAAGCAGCAAATCTTAAAAGAAGTGCGCATGAAGCCTAACTTAGGGGTACATGACCTTGATTTTAAGACTAAACACATTAAAGAATTTTTAGCAGATGGTAATAAAGTAAAGGTTTCGGTGCGTTTTCGCGGGCGTGAAATGGCTCACCCCGAGATAGGTTTTGCCGTAATGAAAGAGGTGCTGGTGCGCATTGGCGAAGAAAACTTTGTCCTAGAGCGGCCGGCTATCCAAGAAGGGCGCGATGTTACAATGTCGCTAGCCCCTAAAGCAAAAAAATAA